One part of the Phacochoerus africanus isolate WHEZ1 chromosome 7, ROS_Pafr_v1, whole genome shotgun sequence genome encodes these proteins:
- the GPR84 gene encoding G-protein coupled receptor 84, translated as MWNTSDANFSCYHESVIGYRYVAVIWGVVVAVTGTVGNVLTLLALAIQPKLRTRFNLLIANLTVADLLYCTLLQPFSVDTYLHLHWRTGATFCRVFGLLLFASNSVSILTLCLIALGRYLLIAHPKLFPQVFSAKGIVLALVSTWVVGVGSFAPLWQIYILVPVVCTCSFDRIRGRPYTTILMGIYFVVGLSSVGIFYCLIHRQVKQAAQALDQYKLRQASIRSNHVAGTDEAMPGRFQELDSGLASGGPSEKISSEPVSTTTTHTLEGDSSEVGDQSNSKAAKQMVETSPPGVPANARPTKVALKTQNSPSEFGKVTRMCFAVFLCFALSYIPFLLLNILDAKVQAPRVVHMLAANLTWLNGCINPVLYAAMNRQFRQAYSSLLKQGPQSFRRFY; from the coding sequence ATGTGGAACACCTCTGATGCCAACTTCTCCTGCTACCATGAGTCTGTGATAGGCTATCGTTATGTAGCAGTTAtctggggggtggtggtggctgtgaCGGGCACCGTGGGCAACGTGCTCACCCTGCTGGCCTTGGCCATCCAGCCCAAGCTCCGTACCCGCTTCAACCTGCTCATCGCCAACCTCACAGTGGCCGATCTGCTCTACTGCACCCTTCTCCAGCCCTTCTCTGTAGACACCTACCTCCACCTGCACTGGCGCACGGGTGCCACCTTCTGCAGGGTCTTTGGACTCCTCCTTTTTGCGTCCAACTCTGTCTCCATCCTCACCCTCTGCCTCATCGCCCTGGGACGCTACCTCCTCATTGCCCACCCAAAGCTCTTTCCCCAAGTTTTCAGTGCCAAGGGCATAGTGCTGGCCCTGGTGAGCACCTGGGTGGTGGGTGTGGGCAGCTTTGCTCCCCTCTGGCAGATCTATATCTTGGTGCCTGtagtctgcacctgcagctttgACCGCATTCGAGGTCGACCCTACACCACCATCCTCATGGGCATCTACTTTGTGGTTGGGCTCAGCAGTGTCGGCATCTTCTACTGCCTCATCCACCGCCAGGTAAAGCAGGCAGCGCAGGCTCTGGATCAGTACAAGCTGCGCCAAGCAAGCATCCGCTCCAACCATGTGGCCGGGACAGATGAAGCCATGCCTGGTCGTTTTCAGGAGTTGGACAGCGGGCTGGCATCGGGAGGGCCCAGCGAGAAGATTTCATCTGAGCCAGTCAGTACTACCACCACCCACACCCTGGAAGGGGACTCATCAGAAGTGGGGGACCAGAGCAACAGCAAGGCCGCTAAGCAGATGGTAGAGACAAGCCCTCCAGGAGTGCCTGCCAATGCCAGGCCAACTAAAGTAGCCCTGAAAACTCAGAATTCTCCATCAGAGTTTGGGAAGGTGACTCGGATGTGTTTTGCTGTGTTCCTCTGTTTTGCCCTGAGCTACATCCCCTTCCTGCTGCTCAACATCCTGGATGCCAAGGTCCAGGCTCCCCGGGTTGTCCACATGCTTGCTGCCAACCTCACCTGGCTCAATGGTTGCATCAACCCTGTGCTCTATGCAGCCATGAACCGCCAGTTCCGCCAAGCCTACAGCTCCCTCCTAAAACAAGGGCCCCAGAGTTTCCGTAGGTTCTATTAG